The Pyrus communis chromosome 9, drPyrComm1.1, whole genome shotgun sequence genome has a segment encoding these proteins:
- the LOC137745411 gene encoding probable aldo-keto reductase 1 isoform X1 produces the protein MAEEKQVQVPRVKLGSQGLEVSKLGFGCMGLTGGYNSPVADEDGIAIIKHAFSKGITFFDTADVYGPHTNEVLVGKALKQLPREKVQLASKFGLVGQKNPPIVSAKGTPEYVRSSCESSLKRLDVDYIDLYYYHRVDTSVPIEETMGELKKLVEEGKIKYIGLSEASPDTVRRAHAVHPITALQMEWSLWTRDIEEEIVPLCRELGIGIVPYSPLGRGFFGGKAVVESLPANSFAASQPRFTGENLDKNKNIYHRIETIAKKHQCSTPQLALAWVLHQGIDVVPIPGTTKIKNLDTNIGSLGVKLTEEDVKEVSDAVPIDQVAGERTLGIFMTLQWKFANTPPPKDSKI, from the exons GTCTCAAAATTGGGGTTCGGATGCATGGGCCTTACCGGGGGTTACAACTCTCCTGTCGCTGATGAGGATGGTATCGCTATAATAAAACATGCCTTCAGCAAAGGAATCACTTTCTTTGACACAGCTGATGTATACGGACCTCATACAAACGAAGTTCTTGTTGGGAAG GCCTTGAAGCAGTTGCCAAGGGAAAAAGTTCAGTTGGCATCAAAGTTTGGTCTTGTTGGACAAAAGAATCCTCCTATTGTTTCAGCGAAGGGAACTCCTGAGTATGTCCGCTCATCCTGCGAGTCTAGCTTGAAACGTCTTGACGTGGACTACATTGATCTGTATTATTACCACCGGGTGGACACTTCGGTGCCTATAGAGGAAACT ATGGGTGAGCTGAAGAAACTGGtggaagaaggaaaaataaagtatattggGTTATCTGAAGCCAGCCCGGACACAGTAAGGAGGGCGCATGCAGTTCATCCGATCACGGCTCTGCAAATGGAGTGGTCCCTCTGGACTCGTGATATTGAGGAAGAGATTGTTCCTCTTTGCAG GGAGCTTGGCATCGGAATAGTTCCATATAGTCCACTTGGTCGTGGTTTTTTCGGTGGCAAAGCAGTTGTTGAAAGTTTGCCTGCAAATAGTTTTGCG GCCTCACAGCCGCGGTTCACAGGAGAGAACTTagacaagaacaagaacatttACCATCGAATAGAAACCATTGCTAAGAAGCACCAGTGCTCTACTCCTCAACTAGCACTAGCGTGGGTTCTCCACCAAGGAATTGACGTCGTACCTATCCCAG GGACAacaaagattaagaatctggataCAAACATTGGTTCCTTGGGGGTGAAGCTGACGGAAGAAGACGTGAAAGAGGTTTCTGATGCTGTACCAATCGACCAGGTAGCTGGGGAGAGAACTCTCGGAATCTTCATGACGTTGCAGTGGAAGTTCGCCAACACTCCTCCTCCAAAAGATTCCAAGATCTGA
- the LOC137744825 gene encoding perakine reductase-like: MAEGQEIQIPRVKLGTQGFEVSKLGFGCMGLSWINSPDAEREGISIIKHAFSKGITFFDTSDVYGTDHYNEILVGKALKEMPREKVQLATKFGVVSISMGHRQPRTEVRGDPEYVRSCCEASLKRLGVDYIDLYYQHRVDQSVPIEDTMGELKKLVEEGKIKYIGLSEASPDTIRRAHEVHPITAIQMEWSLWTRDIEEEIVPLCRERGIGIVPYSPLGRGFFAGKAVLEKLDSNVHAAGHPRLTGENLEKNKQIYYRIESLAKKHECSAGQLALSWVLHRGNDVVPIPGTTKIKNLDANIGAVALKLKEEDLKEISDAVPLDEVAGEKTYENVSPLQWKFANTPRRNPN; this comes from the exons ATGGCAGAGGGGCAAGAAATACAGATTCCAAGAGTTAAACTTGGAACCCAAGGATTTGAG GTgtcaaaattagggtttggatGCATGGGACTTAGCTGGATAAACTCTCCGGATGCTGAAAGGGAAGGAATCTCAATAATAAAACATGCCTTCAGCAAAGGAATTACCTTCTTCGACACATCTGATGTATATGGAACTGATCATTACAATGAAATTCTTGTAGGCAAG GCCTTGAAGGAAATGCCGAGAGAAAAAGTTCAGTTAGCCACAAAATTCGGTGTTGTAAGTATAAGCATGGGACACAGACAGCCTCGTACGGAAGTAAGGGGCGATCCGGAGTATGTGAGGTCGTGCTGCGAGGCGAGCTTGAAGCGCCTTGGTGTCGACTACATTGATCTCTACTACCAACACCGGGTGGATCAATCCGTGCCTATCGAGGACACG ATGGGGGAGCTGAAGAAACTTGTGGAAGAAGGAAAGATAAAGTATATCGGATTATCAGAAGCGAGCCCGGACACGATTAGGAGGGCTCATGAAGTTCATCCCATCACAGCCATACAAATGGAGTGGTCACTTTGGACTCGTGATATCGAGGAAGAGATTGTTCCACTTTGCAG GGAACGTGGCATTGGAATCGTTCCGTATAGTCCTCTTGGCCGTGGTTTTTTTGCCGGAAAAGCGGTTTTGGAGAAATTGGATTCTAATGTTCATGCG GCTGGACATCCTCGGTTGACGGGAGAGAACTTGGAGAAAAACAAACAGATATATTATCGGATCGAAAGCCTTGCTAAAAAACACGAATGCAGTGCTGGTCAACTAGCCCTCTCATGGGTTCTCCACAGGGGAAATGACGTTGTTCCGATCCCCG GGACGACGAAAATTAAGAACTTGGATGCAAACATTGGCGCTGTGGCGCTGAAACTCAAAGAAGAGGACCTGAAAGAAATTTCCGATGCCGTGCCTCTCGACGAAGTAGCCGGCGAGAAAACTTACGAAAATGTAAGTCCCTTGCAATGGAAATTCGCCAACACTCCCCGAAGGAATCCGAATTAA
- the LOC137745411 gene encoding probable aldo-keto reductase 1 isoform X2, with protein MGLTGGYNSPVADEDGIAIIKHAFSKGITFFDTADVYGPHTNEVLVGKALKQLPREKVQLASKFGLVGQKNPPIVSAKGTPEYVRSSCESSLKRLDVDYIDLYYYHRVDTSVPIEETMGELKKLVEEGKIKYIGLSEASPDTVRRAHAVHPITALQMEWSLWTRDIEEEIVPLCRELGIGIVPYSPLGRGFFGGKAVVESLPANSFAASQPRFTGENLDKNKNIYHRIETIAKKHQCSTPQLALAWVLHQGIDVVPIPGTTKIKNLDTNIGSLGVKLTEEDVKEVSDAVPIDQVAGERTLGIFMTLQWKFANTPPPKDSKI; from the exons ATGGGCCTTACCGGGGGTTACAACTCTCCTGTCGCTGATGAGGATGGTATCGCTATAATAAAACATGCCTTCAGCAAAGGAATCACTTTCTTTGACACAGCTGATGTATACGGACCTCATACAAACGAAGTTCTTGTTGGGAAG GCCTTGAAGCAGTTGCCAAGGGAAAAAGTTCAGTTGGCATCAAAGTTTGGTCTTGTTGGACAAAAGAATCCTCCTATTGTTTCAGCGAAGGGAACTCCTGAGTATGTCCGCTCATCCTGCGAGTCTAGCTTGAAACGTCTTGACGTGGACTACATTGATCTGTATTATTACCACCGGGTGGACACTTCGGTGCCTATAGAGGAAACT ATGGGTGAGCTGAAGAAACTGGtggaagaaggaaaaataaagtatattggGTTATCTGAAGCCAGCCCGGACACAGTAAGGAGGGCGCATGCAGTTCATCCGATCACGGCTCTGCAAATGGAGTGGTCCCTCTGGACTCGTGATATTGAGGAAGAGATTGTTCCTCTTTGCAG GGAGCTTGGCATCGGAATAGTTCCATATAGTCCACTTGGTCGTGGTTTTTTCGGTGGCAAAGCAGTTGTTGAAAGTTTGCCTGCAAATAGTTTTGCG GCCTCACAGCCGCGGTTCACAGGAGAGAACTTagacaagaacaagaacatttACCATCGAATAGAAACCATTGCTAAGAAGCACCAGTGCTCTACTCCTCAACTAGCACTAGCGTGGGTTCTCCACCAAGGAATTGACGTCGTACCTATCCCAG GGACAacaaagattaagaatctggataCAAACATTGGTTCCTTGGGGGTGAAGCTGACGGAAGAAGACGTGAAAGAGGTTTCTGATGCTGTACCAATCGACCAGGTAGCTGGGGAGAGAACTCTCGGAATCTTCATGACGTTGCAGTGGAAGTTCGCCAACACTCCTCCTCCAAAAGATTCCAAGATCTGA